The Brasilonema sennae CENA114 genome includes a region encoding these proteins:
- the sat gene encoding sulfate adenylyltransferase has protein sequence MSYHYDGIAPHGGQLVNRIATPEQKQVFLSKADFLPRVQLNERALSDVQMIAIGGFSPLTGFMNQEDYNGVVAQMRLANGTVWSIPVTLSVSEEVAASLKEGDLIRLDNPAGEYIGVLELTQKYHYDKTREAVHVYRTNDSRHPGVQVVYNQGSVNLAGDVWLLERKSHPLFPKYQVDPVESRQVFQQLGWKTVVGFQTRNPIHRAHEYIQKCALEIVDGLFLHPLVGATKEDDIAADVRMRCYEILMEKYYPHNRVLLAINPSAMRYAGPREAIFHALIRKNYGCTHFIVGRDHAGVGNYYGTYDAQYIFDEFKPEELGIVPMMFEHAFYCLRTQQMATDKTSPSLPEERIHLSGTKVREMLRRGELPPPEFTRPEVATELARAMRVAVHTYDI, from the coding sequence TTGAGTTATCATTACGATGGCATAGCCCCTCACGGTGGGCAATTGGTGAATCGCATCGCTACACCTGAGCAAAAACAAGTATTTCTTTCAAAAGCCGACTTTTTACCGCGAGTTCAACTTAATGAACGAGCACTATCAGATGTGCAAATGATTGCAATTGGTGGTTTTAGTCCACTAACTGGTTTTATGAACCAGGAGGATTATAACGGCGTTGTTGCTCAAATGCGACTCGCCAACGGTACTGTTTGGTCAATTCCCGTTACACTTTCGGTGAGTGAAGAAGTCGCCGCTTCCTTAAAAGAAGGTGATTTGATTCGCTTAGATAATCCTGCTGGTGAATATATCGGAGTATTAGAACTAACACAAAAATATCACTACGACAAGACCCGTGAAGCGGTTCATGTTTATCGAACCAATGATTCAAGGCATCCTGGTGTACAGGTAGTTTACAACCAAGGTTCTGTAAATTTAGCAGGTGATGTGTGGTTATTAGAACGCAAATCTCATCCTCTGTTTCCAAAATACCAAGTTGATCCCGTCGAGTCTCGGCAGGTGTTTCAGCAATTGGGCTGGAAAACTGTTGTTGGGTTCCAAACTCGCAACCCGATCCACCGCGCTCATGAATATATCCAAAAGTGCGCCCTAGAAATTGTGGATGGTCTATTTTTGCACCCATTGGTAGGAGCGACAAAAGAAGATGACATCGCCGCAGATGTGCGAATGCGCTGTTACGAAATTTTGATGGAAAAATACTACCCACATAACCGCGTCCTTTTAGCAATTAATCCCTCGGCTATGCGTTATGCTGGTCCTCGGGAGGCAATTTTCCATGCTTTGATTCGCAAGAACTACGGCTGCACTCACTTTATCGTCGGACGGGATCATGCTGGCGTAGGAAATTACTACGGCACTTATGATGCTCAGTACATTTTTGATGAGTTTAAGCCTGAAGAATTGGGCATTGTACCGATGATGTTTGAACACGCCTTTTACTGCCTGCGTACCCAGCAAATGGCGACAGATAAAACAAGTCCTAGTCTTCCAGAAGAACGGATTCATCTTTCAGGAACAAAAGTGCGGGAAATGCTGCGCCGAGGCGAGTTACCTCCACCAGAATTTACTCGTCCAGAAGTGGCGACAGAATTGGCACGGGCAATGCGAGTAGCAGTTCATACTTACGATATTTAA
- a CDS encoding DUF1206 domain-containing protein, with the protein MTHQLTHHHSLWIERLARFGYISKGIVYALVGLLAAQAAFSSGGKITDTKGALREIVNQPFGEFLLALVAIGLIGYVILRFVQAINDPENKGTDAKGLVQRVGYVINGLIYAGIAWSAVQIILGSNSGGNSNSRQDWTARLLSQPFGQWLVGAGGAFVIGLGFYQFYQAFSSKFLRNLNLNELDDSERKLVMGISRFGLVARGIVFCITGWFLIQAATQSDASQAGGLSEVLQTLAQQPYGPWLLGIVALGLVAYGVYMVIQARYRRVVTR; encoded by the coding sequence ATGACACACCAACTCACACATCATCATTCTTTATGGATTGAGAGACTAGCCAGATTTGGTTATATATCTAAAGGAATAGTTTACGCGCTCGTTGGACTATTGGCAGCGCAGGCGGCATTTAGCAGTGGTGGTAAAATAACTGATACTAAAGGCGCTCTCCGGGAAATTGTCAATCAGCCATTTGGAGAGTTTTTACTAGCTTTAGTGGCAATTGGACTAATTGGATACGTAATTCTTCGTTTTGTACAGGCAATAAACGACCCAGAAAATAAAGGGACAGATGCTAAAGGTTTGGTACAGCGAGTTGGTTATGTAATCAATGGTTTGATCTATGCTGGTATTGCTTGGAGTGCTGTGCAGATTATTCTCGGTTCTAACAGTGGTGGTAACAGTAACTCTAGACAAGATTGGACAGCAAGATTACTTTCTCAGCCTTTTGGTCAATGGTTAGTTGGTGCTGGGGGGGCGTTTGTTATTGGTTTGGGTTTCTATCAGTTCTATCAAGCCTTTAGTAGTAAGTTTCTGAGAAATTTAAATTTGAATGAATTGGACGATTCAGAACGCAAGTTAGTAATGGGTATTTCTAGATTTGGTTTAGTAGCCCGAGGAATAGTCTTCTGTATTACTGGCTGGTTTTTAATTCAAGCAGCAACTCAGTCTGACGCTAGTCAAGCAGGAGGTTTAAGTGAGGTGTTACAGACACTAGCACAACAACCTTATGGTCCTTGGCTTTTGGGTATCGTGGCGCTGGGTTTAGTTGCCTATGGTGTTTACATGGTAATTCAGGCACGCTATCGTCGGGTAGTCACACGTTGA
- a CDS encoding glycoside hydrolase family 10 protein translates to MAKVEIRGVWLPTTDSKVFNSRENIAQAMDFLAQTGFNVVFPVVWNKGATMYPSQLMHQTFNTEINPQFVGRDPLAEVVTEARRVGLKIIPWFEYGFASSYNLNGGQLLAKKPEWTARDSQGNLLKKNGFEWLNALDPEVQDFMLNIILEVVKNYDVDGIQGDDRLPAFPSEGGYDRETQERYRQQFGENPPKNFKDGRWLQWRADILTEFLARLYQEVKAINSNLLISITPNIHDWAYKEYLQDSPTWLKRGLVDMIHPQIYRRDFLSYKSIIDKLVNEQFTDNTLSKLAPGILMKIGSYHISSEHLLQAIEYNRGCGIYGEIFFFYEGLRQENNALAEVLRKSPYAQSAVFPSLSDLNQGRVSKKTSSIGQRLLRFLKNIV, encoded by the coding sequence ATGGCAAAAGTAGAAATACGCGGTGTCTGGTTACCTACAACAGATAGCAAAGTTTTCAATTCCCGAGAAAACATTGCACAAGCTATGGATTTCCTCGCCCAGACAGGATTTAATGTTGTCTTCCCTGTTGTCTGGAACAAAGGGGCGACAATGTATCCTAGTCAATTGATGCATCAAACCTTTAATACAGAAATCAACCCACAGTTTGTAGGACGCGATCCTTTGGCGGAAGTCGTTACAGAGGCGCGGCGGGTGGGGTTAAAAATCATTCCTTGGTTTGAATATGGATTCGCCAGTTCCTACAATTTAAATGGTGGACAACTGCTGGCAAAAAAACCTGAATGGACTGCCCGTGATAGTCAAGGGAATTTGTTGAAAAAAAATGGCTTTGAGTGGCTCAATGCCCTTGATCCAGAAGTTCAAGATTTCATGTTAAATATAATATTGGAAGTCGTAAAAAATTATGATGTAGATGGTATCCAAGGTGATGACCGTCTGCCTGCATTCCCTAGTGAAGGCGGCTATGACAGAGAAACTCAAGAACGCTATCGTCAGCAGTTTGGTGAGAATCCGCCAAAAAACTTCAAAGATGGAAGATGGTTGCAGTGGCGTGCCGATATTCTCACTGAATTTCTTGCCCGCCTTTATCAAGAAGTCAAAGCGATTAATTCTAACCTGTTAATATCAATAACTCCGAATATCCACGACTGGGCATATAAAGAATACTTACAAGATTCGCCTACTTGGCTGAAACGAGGGCTTGTAGATATGATCCATCCCCAAATCTATCGTCGTGATTTTCTCTCTTATAAAAGCATTATTGATAAATTAGTAAACGAGCAATTCACAGATAATACTCTATCCAAGTTAGCACCAGGAATTCTGATGAAAATTGGTTCTTACCACATAAGCTCAGAGCACTTATTGCAGGCTATTGAGTATAACCGTGGTTGTGGAATTTATGGGGAAATCTTCTTTTTCTACGAAGGTTTGCGACAAGAAAATAACGCCTTAGCTGAGGTGTTGCGAAAAAGTCCTTATGCCCAGTCTGCTGTATTTCCTTCTCTGTCAGATTTAAATCAAGGTAGAGTGAGCAAGAAAACATCTTCTATTGGGCAGCGGTTACTCAGGTTTTTGAAAAATATTGTTTGA
- a CDS encoding LLM class flavin-dependent oxidoreductase, with protein MKFDVFFSICQTEISGYLPNERTMFHNFFDQVSHADELGYEIAWVAESHLSCEVQKHNPNPVIPNFKSEIGLNTDILQLAHRIFALTKRIHVGSAIRNILVNGGPIAHAEAVKTFLTLHELDEAENRLIHLGFATGRFPFSSAAYGIVPRSAVEKAAWHIIRVKLFQEATEIFLRFLRGDILSSQDVRSKIIKREDFNSDQEWSKVLQAYGKEVNQIEIPPFWNFDRIGIIPAQASLNLLRLIIGSHNPTTQELANTILPCRVFNLSITPEAHIEETHRRMKTKFHPDGGEWQRWYMPRTVLVFIDNTPKKSIAQRRAIARERANQALHAYWQAIEGTLDPEKIIKATNNALVGTPEDIVQQIRERFHPEDRLMLWFDFFNHNNEEVKESMTQFMKNVCPYFD; from the coding sequence ATGAAGTTTGATGTCTTCTTCTCCATCTGCCAAACAGAGATTAGCGGTTACCTTCCCAATGAACGTACCATGTTCCATAATTTCTTTGACCAAGTGAGCCATGCAGACGAGCTTGGTTACGAAATAGCTTGGGTGGCAGAGAGTCATCTTTCATGTGAAGTTCAAAAGCATAATCCAAATCCCGTTATTCCCAATTTCAAAAGCGAGATTGGTCTCAATACCGATATTCTCCAGTTAGCCCATAGAATTTTTGCTCTTACAAAACGCATTCACGTAGGTTCAGCCATTCGCAATATCCTTGTCAACGGTGGTCCGATAGCTCATGCTGAAGCCGTGAAAACATTTCTCACTCTTCATGAGTTAGACGAAGCTGAAAATCGTCTTATTCACCTCGGTTTTGCCACTGGACGTTTTCCCTTTTCCAGTGCTGCTTATGGCATCGTTCCCCGTTCTGCTGTCGAAAAAGCAGCTTGGCATATAATCAGGGTAAAACTTTTTCAAGAAGCCACCGAAATTTTCCTACGCTTTCTCAGAGGTGATATTTTATCATCACAGGATGTCAGATCCAAAATTATCAAACGTGAAGACTTCAACAGCGATCAGGAATGGTCAAAAGTTCTTCAGGCATATGGTAAAGAAGTGAACCAGATCGAAATTCCCCCTTTCTGGAATTTTGACCGTATTGGTATTATCCCCGCTCAAGCATCTCTCAATCTGTTGCGGTTAATTATTGGTTCTCATAACCCTACAACTCAGGAGTTGGCAAATACTATTTTGCCTTGTAGAGTTTTTAACCTTTCCATCACGCCTGAAGCACACATTGAAGAAACTCATCGACGCATGAAAACCAAATTTCATCCAGATGGAGGGGAATGGCAACGTTGGTATATGCCACGCACCGTTTTGGTTTTTATCGATAATACTCCCAAAAAGTCTATTGCTCAAAGACGGGCAATAGCTCGTGAGAGAGCTAATCAAGCGCTGCACGCATATTGGCAAGCAATTGAGGGAACGCTTGATCCAGAAAAGATTATCAAAGCTACAAACAATGCACTAGTTGGAACTCCAGAGGATATCGTTCAACAAATACGAGAACGCTTTCATCCAGAAGATCGTCTTATGCTTTGGTTTGACTTCTTTAATCACAATAACGAAGAAGTTAAAGAAAGTATGACTCAATTTATGAAAAATGTTTGCCCTTATTTTGATTAA
- a CDS encoding DUF4386 family protein, which produces MLLLKSSVCLWRFSCPSLKGTVERTGSENPAKKRHHELLILTWFVFGLTALLFIPVCVLLHKLLGREDTLYLTAAILTRVLSGVLQSFAAKTSSP; this is translated from the coding sequence TTGTTACTGTTGAAGTCATCTGTATGTCTGTGGCGTTTTTCCTGTCCATCGCTTAAAGGCACGGTGGAACGCACTGGTTCAGAAAACCCAGCAAAAAAGCGACATCATGAATTACTGATTTTAACTTGGTTTGTCTTTGGTTTAACGGCATTGCTGTTTATTCCAGTCTGTGTATTACTTCACAAATTACTGGGACGCGAAGATACGCTGTATCTTACCGCCGCCATCCTGACGAGGGTGCTTTCCGGTGTGCTACAGTCTTTCGCAGCGAAAACTAGTAGTCCTTAA
- a CDS encoding caspase family protein, with translation MKRRTFLQSFGSIFGVLSAIETGWLTLGSRYYQALAQSAPRKLALLVGINQYPQSPALSGCLTDVELQRELLIHRFGFQPSDIISLTNEQATRIAIQTTFFEHLVNQAKPDDVVVFHYSGYGSRVTLEMQETEQNALVLFNQTDGQESKKVNYLLEETLLLMLRSLATKHVAAVLDTSYYTPSNSLLTNLKIRALPQPEQAILLPEELELQKQLQAKVKSEKSVIVLCATSTPKEFAREEQFSGFSAGLFTYALTQYLWQAVPATTIQVCLSYVAGSIQQLGSTKQQPALLLDSKSQLSRTPIGNILLTNSACAEGVVTGVEDNGKTTTIWLGGLPPQVLEYYGVNSRFTIITKEGSNIQLILKSRAGLTAKAQILSSDGTTSPQVGQLVQEAVRVIPRNIGLTVALNGLERIERVDATSAFSTATHLLSIVTGEQPADYLFGRVPEANNKDLAATNSTAASSSPYGLFSVGGELIPSNGGEAKEAVKVAAQRLKPKLGTLLAAKLWGLTQNTGSSRLGIKATLEIIGSLTPRAVIQRETLPNQTTQTSNNKSFNPELGDIPIVSVGSKIQYRVENKSDRPVYLMLLGLNSSRTAIALVPWYKDTEADSSQTKLVAKDIVISPGETLTVPQTTSGFEWVVQAPTSLSETQLIFSTAPFTQSLAALEAAKYPKAEQHRIQPLTNPLEVVQAVLQDLHNASAIKDTNTTTTDSYILDVNHWASLSFVYQVVEQNC, from the coding sequence ATGAAGCGGCGAACCTTTTTACAAAGTTTTGGCTCTATATTTGGGGTGTTGAGTGCGATTGAAACTGGGTGGTTGACATTAGGAAGCCGCTATTATCAAGCTTTAGCACAATCTGCACCGCGTAAATTGGCTTTATTAGTCGGGATTAATCAGTACCCACAATCTCCAGCTTTGAGCGGTTGTTTAACTGATGTGGAACTTCAAAGGGAACTTTTGATTCACCGCTTTGGTTTCCAACCCTCTGATATTATCTCGTTAACTAATGAACAAGCGACTAGAATTGCCATTCAGACAACTTTTTTTGAGCATCTGGTTAACCAAGCAAAACCTGATGATGTAGTTGTCTTCCACTATAGTGGCTATGGCAGTCGTGTCACATTAGAAATGCAAGAAACAGAGCAAAACGCTCTTGTTTTATTTAATCAGACAGATGGACAAGAAAGTAAAAAAGTCAACTATTTATTAGAAGAAACTCTGTTGCTGATGTTGCGATCGCTTGCCACAAAGCATGTAGCAGCAGTCTTAGATACAAGCTACTATACTCCCTCCAACTCTTTACTAACAAACCTAAAAATTCGCGCCCTCCCACAACCAGAACAAGCTATCTTGTTACCAGAAGAACTTGAGTTGCAAAAACAGCTACAAGCAAAAGTCAAGAGTGAAAAGTCAGTTATAGTGCTTTGCGCAACCTCTACCCCCAAGGAATTCGCAAGGGAGGAGCAGTTTTCTGGTTTTAGTGCGGGATTATTTACTTATGCTTTAACCCAGTATTTATGGCAAGCCGTACCAGCAACAACAATTCAAGTTTGTTTGTCTTATGTGGCAGGTTCTATTCAGCAGTTAGGTAGTACAAAACAGCAACCAGCTTTATTGCTAGATAGCAAAAGTCAGCTTTCTCGTACACCGATTGGAAATATTTTGCTGACAAACAGCGCCTGTGCAGAAGGAGTGGTTACAGGAGTGGAGGACAATGGAAAAACAACCACTATCTGGCTAGGAGGACTACCTCCACAAGTACTGGAATACTACGGAGTCAATTCACGATTCACGATCATTACAAAAGAAGGATCGAACATACAGCTGATTTTGAAATCGCGTGCTGGGTTGACAGCAAAAGCGCAAATTTTGAGTTCTGATGGTACAACATCTCCCCAAGTCGGACAACTTGTTCAGGAAGCTGTGCGAGTTATACCCCGAAATATTGGTTTAACAGTCGCCCTGAATGGACTCGAAAGAATTGAACGAGTGGATGCAACAAGTGCCTTTTCAACCGCCACCCATTTACTAAGCATAGTCACCGGAGAACAACCAGCAGATTATTTGTTTGGGAGAGTACCTGAAGCGAATAACAAAGATTTAGCAGCGACAAACTCTACAGCTGCGTCTTCGAGTCCTTACGGTTTATTCTCTGTTGGTGGCGAGTTAATTCCAAGCAATGGTGGAGAAGCTAAAGAAGCAGTGAAGGTGGCTGCACAGCGGTTAAAACCAAAACTAGGAACTTTACTGGCGGCAAAATTATGGGGACTAACACAAAATACAGGATCTTCTCGCTTGGGGATTAAGGCAACATTAGAGATCATAGGTTCTTTAACACCTAGGGCAGTCATACAACGAGAAACACTGCCAAACCAAACCACTCAAACATCAAACAACAAGTCATTCAATCCTGAACTTGGTGATATTCCCATTGTCAGCGTTGGCAGTAAGATACAGTATCGAGTGGAAAACAAGAGCGATCGCCCTGTTTATCTGATGCTGCTAGGATTAAATAGCAGTAGAACTGCGATCGCCTTGGTGCCCTGGTACAAAGATACTGAAGCAGACTCATCGCAAACCAAACTAGTCGCCAAAGATATAGTTATCTCCCCAGGAGAAACTTTAACAGTACCACAAACGACTTCAGGTTTTGAATGGGTTGTGCAAGCACCAACTTCCTTAAGTGAAACCCAACTTATTTTTAGTACTGCACCTTTTACCCAGTCCCTCGCTGCTTTAGAAGCTGCTAAGTATCCCAAAGCAGAACAGCACCGTATTCAGCCCTTGACAAACCCCCTAGAAGTCGTACAAGCTGTTCTACAAGATTTACATAATGCCAGTGCAATCAAGGATACGAACACTACAACGACTGATTCCTATATATTGGATGTGAATCATTGGGCAAGTCTTAGTTTTGTTTATCAGGTGGTTGAACAAAATTGCTAG
- a CDS encoding alpha/beta fold hydrolase — MSVLEGSWQHKYITANGVKLHYVTQGNGPLIVMLHGFPEFWYSWRYQIPEFAQNFKVVALDLRGYNDSEKPKNQSAYVMDEFVRDVEALIKGLGYEKCILLGHDWGGAIAWNFAYSHPQMLERLIVLNLPHPAKFAEGLRTPQQLLRSWYIFFFQLPGIPEFLIQSLDYQLIENAFKGMAINKSAFTQADLDAYKDAAAKRGALTAMLSYYRNIFQQRIVNQSWGVLEVPTLMIWGENDTALGKELTYGTQAYVKNFQIRYIPNCSHWVQQEQPQLVNHYIREFLGEH; from the coding sequence ATGTCTGTACTAGAAGGTTCATGGCAGCATAAGTATATCACTGCAAACGGCGTGAAATTGCATTACGTTACTCAAGGGAATGGTCCTTTAATAGTAATGTTGCATGGCTTTCCTGAGTTTTGGTACTCATGGCGATATCAAATACCAGAATTTGCCCAAAACTTTAAAGTGGTTGCCCTTGACTTGCGTGGCTATAACGACAGCGAAAAACCTAAGAACCAGTCAGCCTATGTGATGGATGAATTTGTTAGAGATGTTGAGGCACTTATTAAAGGATTGGGATACGAAAAATGTATTTTGCTGGGACATGATTGGGGTGGTGCGATCGCCTGGAATTTTGCTTACTCTCATCCCCAAATGCTAGAGCGTTTAATTGTACTCAATCTGCCTCATCCCGCTAAATTTGCCGAAGGCTTACGCACTCCTCAACAGTTGCTACGTAGCTGGTATATATTCTTTTTTCAATTACCAGGAATACCGGAATTCCTCATACAATCCTTGGATTATCAACTGATTGAAAATGCATTTAAAGGTATGGCGATCAACAAAAGTGCTTTCACTCAAGCGGATCTTGATGCTTACAAAGATGCTGCTGCCAAACGTGGTGCTTTGACAGCAATGTTGAGCTATTATCGCAACATTTTTCAACAAAGAATAGTTAATCAAAGTTGGGGCGTTTTGGAAGTACCAACGTTGATGATTTGGGGAGAAAACGATACTGCCCTTGGTAAAGAATTAACCTACGGCACTCAAGCTTATGTGAAAAATTTTCAAATCAGATATATTCCTAACTGTAGCCATTGGGTACAGCAGGAACAGCCTCAATTAGTCAATCATTACATACGAGAGTTTTTGGGAGAACATTAG
- the mnmA gene encoding tRNA 2-thiouridine(34) synthase MnmA: MNKIVVGLSGGVDSSAAAAILHHQGYEVIGLTLWLMKGKGQCCSEGMIDAAYICEQLGIPHHIVDIRDVFQTNIIDYLVDGYSTGITPLPCSQCNKTVKFGPMLQYARENLECDRIATGHYARIQHDPATGRYQLLRAFDRNKDQSYFLYDLSQELLAGSVFPLGELQKSETRQLADKYKLKTADKPESQDLCLVESNGSMRAFLDKYLAPKKGDIVDTSGKILGEHDGVHHYTIGQRKGIGIAAAEPLYVIALDAVNNRVIVGDRTKVTEPECTVERVNWVSIAEPSTPIRAEVQIRYRSTPVPVTVIPLENSRVRLVFDEPQFSITPGQAAVWYEGEKVLGGGIIEQTVNSEQ; this comes from the coding sequence ATGAACAAAATTGTAGTTGGTCTTTCTGGAGGCGTTGACAGTTCTGCCGCAGCAGCCATTTTGCACCATCAAGGCTATGAAGTGATTGGCTTAACCCTTTGGTTGATGAAAGGGAAAGGTCAGTGTTGCTCTGAAGGTATGATTGATGCAGCTTATATCTGTGAACAGCTAGGTATTCCCCATCATATTGTTGATATTCGGGATGTCTTTCAAACTAATATCATTGATTACCTGGTAGATGGTTACAGTACTGGGATCACTCCTTTGCCTTGTTCACAATGTAATAAAACTGTAAAATTTGGTCCGATGTTGCAATACGCGCGGGAAAATTTGGAGTGCGATCGCATTGCCACTGGTCATTATGCCCGCATTCAACATGACCCCGCTACTGGACGCTACCAATTGCTGCGTGCTTTTGATCGCAACAAAGACCAGTCCTACTTTCTCTATGATTTGTCGCAAGAACTACTAGCAGGAAGCGTATTTCCACTAGGAGAGTTACAAAAAAGCGAAACTCGTCAGCTTGCAGATAAATACAAGTTGAAAACAGCAGATAAGCCAGAAAGCCAAGACTTATGCTTGGTGGAAAGTAACGGCTCAATGCGAGCGTTTCTGGATAAATATCTTGCGCCGAAAAAAGGAGATATTGTTGATACTTCAGGCAAGATTCTGGGTGAGCATGATGGTGTCCATCATTACACAATTGGGCAACGTAAAGGTATAGGTATTGCCGCAGCTGAACCACTGTATGTGATTGCATTGGATGCAGTGAATAACAGGGTGATTGTGGGCGATCGCACCAAAGTAACCGAACCAGAATGTACTGTAGAAAGGGTTAATTGGGTATCCATTGCTGAACCATCAACTCCCATTCGGGCGGAAGTTCAAATTCGCTATCGTTCCACTCCTGTACCAGTCACAGTTATTCCGTTAGAAAACTCTCGTGTTCGCTTAGTGTTTGATGAACCTCAATTCAGCATTACTCCCGGACAAGCTGCTGTGTGGTACGAAGGGGAGAAGGTGTTAGGTGGTGGGATAATTGAGCAAACAGTGAACAGTGAACAGTGA
- a CDS encoding sensor histidine kinase: MATTFVLTNQVFTNANDSKLGSELTLQHLQHWEVCFELSHPASNLIKCFEEEPLLPGVILTTNQLYVGMISRRRFFEKMSQNYSLDLYSQRPVETLYRILKQVVFTLDEETPIIQATQLVLQQAPEFLYEPILVTNASGKHRLIDFQTLLLAYSQIYVSTLAQLQQVEEQSKIASTNLRELEHKYNQSVKKEKNEKVAALRQLVTGIVEQINKPVIFIAGNLIHANRHIQKLLQLINLYQRYYPEPAAEIQTALKQTELDFLNTELPNLLTSIKSESQQMWQIVHSLQSFSYLDKSEKKAADIHDNIDSALLVLESRLKPYIHSQSITLVQKYGKLTLVECYVEPLKQVFINILTNAIDALEEKMKNSKSTVETKQKQNPQDQYPSLVIRIETQMSDSLTDVVIRIADNGSGMTEEVKQQIFQPFFSTKSISKKVGLGLFISYQIVVEKHGGQLDCISTLGEGTELIIKIPLSAQG; the protein is encoded by the coding sequence ATGGCGACTACATTCGTTTTGACCAATCAAGTCTTTACGAATGCTAATGATAGCAAGTTGGGATCTGAGTTAACTTTACAACACTTACAACATTGGGAGGTTTGCTTTGAATTATCTCATCCAGCAAGCAACTTGATTAAGTGTTTTGAGGAAGAGCCTTTGTTGCCAGGAGTGATTTTAACAACGAATCAACTCTATGTTGGGATGATCTCGCGGCGGAGGTTTTTTGAGAAAATGAGCCAAAATTATAGTTTAGACTTATATTCTCAGCGACCTGTGGAAACTCTCTACAGAATCCTCAAGCAAGTGGTTTTCACACTTGATGAGGAGACGCCCATTATACAAGCAACCCAATTGGTACTACAGCAAGCGCCTGAATTTCTTTATGAGCCGATTTTAGTGACTAATGCTTCTGGAAAGCATCGATTAATCGATTTTCAAACCTTACTCCTAGCCTACTCGCAAATTTATGTCTCAACACTTGCCCAACTACAACAGGTAGAAGAACAATCCAAAATAGCCAGTACAAATCTACGTGAGCTTGAGCACAAATATAACCAATCAGTAAAAAAAGAAAAGAATGAAAAAGTAGCTGCCTTGAGACAACTCGTTACGGGTATTGTTGAGCAAATCAACAAACCCGTCATCTTTATCGCTGGTAACCTTATCCATGCTAACCGCCATATTCAAAAGCTACTTCAACTCATCAACCTCTACCAACGCTACTATCCTGAACCCGCAGCAGAAATTCAAACTGCGCTCAAGCAAACTGAACTGGATTTTTTAAATACTGAACTCCCCAATCTCCTAACCTCTATCAAGAGTGAGTCCCAGCAGATGTGGCAGATTGTCCACTCGTTGCAAAGTTTTTCCTACCTTGATAAATCTGAGAAAAAAGCAGCTGACATCCATGACAATATTGATAGTGCTCTGCTTGTTTTAGAAAGTCGTCTGAAACCTTACATACACAGTCAAAGTATTACTCTGGTTCAGAAATATGGAAAACTTACTTTGGTGGAGTGCTATGTTGAGCCACTTAAACAGGTTTTCATAAACATCCTCACTAATGCAATCGATGCTCTTGAGGAGAAAATGAAAAATAGCAAGTCAACTGTTGAGACAAAACAAAAGCAGAACCCTCAAGATCAATACCCAAGCTTGGTGATCCGAATCGAAACCCAGATGTCAGATTCTCTTACTGATGTAGTCATTCGCATTGCAGACAACGGATCTGGTATGACAGAGGAAGTCAAGCAGCAAATATTCCAGCCCTTCTTCAGCACTAAATCTATCAGTAAAAAAGTTGGATTGGGACTGTTTATTAGCTACCAAATTGTTGTTGAAAAACACGGTGGTCAGTTGGACTGTATCTCTACTCTTGGAGAAGGGACTGAGCTCATCATTAAAATTCCACTTTCTGCACAGGGTTGA
- a CDS encoding DUF2358 domain-containing protein, whose protein sequence is MEYQLQVEKDIETLKNDLPTLFQNDISYEIYTQDIYFQDPVNKFKGKLNYRIIFWTLRFHAQLFFTRIYFDLHEVYQSAEDIILAKWTVRGVLRVPWKAGVFFNGYSTYKLNQEGLIYEHIDTWDRKPGEVLQQFFRKGADMSDKNSMKFSS, encoded by the coding sequence ATGGAATATCAATTGCAGGTGGAAAAAGATATTGAAACTCTTAAAAACGATTTACCAACACTTTTTCAAAACGATATTTCCTACGAGATCTACACGCAGGATATTTACTTTCAAGATCCTGTCAACAAATTTAAAGGAAAATTGAACTATCGCATTATCTTTTGGACTTTACGATTTCATGCTCAGCTATTTTTTACGAGAATCTACTTTGACTTACATGAAGTCTATCAGTCAGCCGAAGACATAATTTTGGCTAAGTGGACAGTCAGGGGCGTTTTGCGCGTTCCTTGGAAAGCTGGAGTGTTTTTCAACGGCTATTCAACTTACAAACTCAATCAAGAGGGTTTAATTTACGAACATATCGACACTTGGGATCGCAAACCAGGTGAGGTTTTGCAGCAATTCTTCCGCAAGGGAGCAGATATGAGCGATAAAAATTCTATGAAGTTCTCAAGTTGA